In one Brevibacillus composti genomic region, the following are encoded:
- the gyrB gene encoding DNA topoisomerase (ATP-hydrolyzing) subunit B: MDQVTTKDNTNYDASQIQVLEGLEAVRKRPGMYIGSTSSRGLHHLVWEIVDNSIDEALAGYCDTIHVVIHPDNSISVTDNGRGIPTGIHEKTGKSTVETVLTVLHAGGKFGGGGYKVSGGLHGVGSSVVNALSEWMEVEVKQNGKIYFMRFNVGVPEADLAVIGETEETGTKVTFKPDPTIFTETTEYEYEILQKRIRELAFLNKGLKITLKDERPEREKEETFHYEGGIIQFVEYLNKNREALHEEVIYCEGEKEGLHVEVAIQYNDSYVSNIYSFANNINTHEGGTHESGFKTALTRVINDYSRKFNFLKEKDANLSGDDVREGMTAIISVKIPEPQFEGQTKTKLGNSEARSITESVFGERFTTFMEENPGVAKKIVEKALMAARAREAARKARELTRRKNALEVSALPGKLADCSSKDASESELFIVEGDSAGGSAKSGRDRHFQAILPLRGKVLNVEKARLDKTLANAEIRAIITALGTGIGEDFDISKARYHKIVIMTDADVDGSHIRTLLLTFLYRYMRPLIEAGYVYIAQPPLYVIKQGKSLHYAYTDRQRDEILATLKPTPKPGIQRYKGLGEMNPDQLWETTMDPEQRTLLQVSLEDAMEADMVFETLMGDEVEPRREFIEQHSEHVRDLDI, from the coding sequence GTGGATCAAGTGACGACGAAAGATAATACAAACTATGATGCGAGTCAGATTCAGGTGTTGGAAGGCCTCGAAGCCGTCCGCAAGCGCCCGGGGATGTATATCGGCTCTACCAGCAGCCGCGGATTGCACCATCTGGTTTGGGAGATTGTGGACAACTCTATCGATGAGGCGCTGGCCGGTTATTGCGATACCATTCACGTGGTCATTCATCCGGACAACTCCATCTCGGTAACGGACAACGGGCGCGGCATTCCCACGGGAATACACGAGAAAACCGGAAAATCGACGGTGGAGACCGTCTTGACTGTGCTTCACGCCGGCGGAAAATTCGGCGGCGGCGGGTACAAGGTGTCCGGCGGTCTCCACGGTGTGGGCAGCTCGGTCGTAAACGCCCTCTCCGAGTGGATGGAAGTAGAAGTCAAACAGAACGGCAAAATCTATTTCATGCGTTTTAACGTAGGGGTGCCGGAAGCGGATCTGGCCGTAATCGGCGAGACGGAAGAGACCGGGACCAAGGTGACGTTCAAGCCGGACCCGACGATCTTTACCGAGACGACAGAATACGAGTATGAGATTCTGCAAAAGCGGATTCGCGAACTGGCTTTCCTCAACAAAGGTCTGAAAATTACGTTGAAGGATGAGCGGCCGGAGCGGGAGAAGGAAGAAACCTTCCACTACGAAGGCGGGATTATTCAGTTCGTGGAGTACCTGAACAAAAACAGGGAAGCGCTGCACGAGGAAGTCATCTACTGCGAAGGGGAAAAAGAAGGCTTGCATGTGGAGGTCGCGATTCAGTACAACGACAGCTACGTCAGCAACATCTACTCCTTTGCCAACAATATCAACACCCACGAAGGCGGCACGCATGAGTCCGGCTTCAAGACGGCGTTGACGCGCGTCATCAACGACTACAGCCGCAAGTTCAATTTTCTGAAAGAAAAAGACGCCAACCTGTCCGGGGACGATGTGCGGGAAGGCATGACCGCCATTATCTCGGTGAAAATTCCGGAGCCGCAGTTCGAAGGACAGACCAAGACCAAGCTGGGCAATTCGGAAGCGCGCAGCATCACGGAGTCCGTATTCGGCGAGCGTTTTACGACCTTTATGGAGGAAAATCCAGGGGTCGCCAAAAAAATCGTCGAAAAGGCTTTGATGGCCGCCCGCGCGCGGGAAGCAGCCCGCAAAGCCCGTGAACTGACACGCCGCAAAAATGCGCTGGAAGTGAGTGCGCTACCGGGAAAACTGGCAGACTGTTCGTCCAAGGACGCCTCTGAATCAGAGCTGTTCATCGTAGAGGGGGACTCTGCCGGCGGTTCTGCAAAATCGGGACGGGACCGTCATTTTCAGGCGATCCTGCCGCTGCGGGGAAAAGTCTTGAACGTCGAGAAGGCCCGCTTGGACAAAACCTTGGCCAACGCGGAGATCCGGGCGATCATCACAGCGCTCGGCACCGGAATTGGCGAGGATTTCGACATCAGCAAAGCGCGCTATCACAAAATCGTCATCATGACGGACGCGGACGTGGACGGTTCCCACATCCGCACGCTGCTCTTGACGTTCTTGTACCGCTACATGCGTCCGCTGATTGAGGCAGGCTATGTCTACATCGCGCAGCCGCCGCTGTACGTGATCAAGCAGGGCAAATCGCTTCATTACGCCTATACGGATCGACAAAGAGACGAGATTCTCGCGACGCTGAAGCCGACGCCGAAGCCGGGCATTCAGCGCTACAAAGGTCTGGGGGAGATGAACCCCGATCAGCTCTGGGAGACGACGATGGATCCCGAGCAGCGCACACTCTTGCAGGTCAGCCTGGAGGATGCGATGGAAGCGGATATGGTCTTCGAAACCTTGATGGGCGACGAAGTGGAGCCGCGCCGCGAGTTTATCGAGCAGCATTCCGAGCATGTGCGGGATTTGGATATTTAA
- the remB gene encoding extracellular matrix regulator RemB, which produces MFIHIGGDTVVSTKDVISILDHQTMKSSKINKAFLHEKRKMVVDHDQEETKSYVITKDAIFCSPISSLTLKRRAQFVDSLDQVSFVQAEVEELTSSGSSDDER; this is translated from the coding sequence ATGTTTATACACATTGGTGGAGATACTGTGGTCAGCACGAAGGATGTCATTTCCATTTTGGACCATCAAACGATGAAATCGTCGAAGATCAACAAGGCGTTTTTGCATGAAAAGCGCAAGATGGTCGTGGATCATGACCAGGAGGAGACGAAATCATACGTCATCACCAAGGATGCCATTTTTTGTTCGCCTATTTCTTCCCTGACGCTGAAGCGACGCGCTCAGTTCGTGGACAGCTTGGATCAGGTTTCCTTTGTACAAGCTGAAGTGGAGGAGTTGACTAGTAGTGGATCAAGTGACGACGAAAGATAA
- a CDS encoding response regulator, with the protein MTIKLLLVDDHTVVRRGLQFFLCTQKDFEIVGEAQDGREAIRQVEQLRPDVVLMDLVMPVMNGIEATAYLKEHFPDVKVLVLTSYSEQDYALTALRAGAAGYLLKDMKPDQIVEAIRGAHSGNIQLHPEVTLKLMSSLPPALRHPYAEGKQSFAPSPLGSGTYHGPESITKREREVLALIAQGMNNKEISQVLSIAEKTVKTHVSSILRKLDVADRTQAALYAVKHGLNDS; encoded by the coding sequence ATGACAATCAAGCTCCTTCTGGTTGACGACCATACGGTGGTACGAAGAGGACTGCAATTTTTTCTATGCACCCAGAAAGATTTCGAGATCGTCGGTGAAGCGCAGGATGGACGGGAGGCAATCCGTCAGGTGGAGCAGCTCCGTCCCGATGTGGTGCTGATGGACCTCGTCATGCCCGTCATGAATGGGATTGAAGCAACAGCTTACCTCAAAGAACATTTTCCCGATGTGAAGGTGCTAGTTTTGACCAGCTATTCCGAACAGGATTACGCCCTTACTGCCCTTCGAGCGGGAGCGGCCGGCTATTTGCTCAAAGATATGAAACCGGACCAGATCGTCGAGGCGATTCGAGGGGCCCACAGCGGAAACATCCAGCTGCACCCCGAGGTGACGCTCAAACTGATGTCCAGCCTTCCCCCTGCCTTACGCCATCCCTACGCTGAGGGCAAACAGAGCTTTGCCCCAAGCCCGCTGGGATCTGGCACGTATCATGGGCCCGAGTCGATCACCAAGCGGGAGCGGGAGGTGCTCGCGCTAATCGCGCAGGGGATGAACAACAAAGAAATCTCTCAGGTCTTGTCCATCGCTGAGAAAACCGTCAAGACGCATGTCAGCAGCATTCTAAGAAAGCTGGATGTGGCAGATCGGACACAAGCTGCCCTCTATGCCGTCAAGCACGGTCTGAATGACAGCTGA
- a CDS encoding GAF domain-containing sensor histidine kinase: MSRTHAEELVALKEIAGTLNVSNDMYDMLHTVLPKLLEVTGLRTGWIFLMDEAEQTYQCVADAQLPPALSWGEKTPMCEGSCWCVNKFWDRRLHHAVNIINCKRIEDAMEYKWGDTEGIYHHATVPLKAGEEWFGLLNVATPGKTHFSEEELALLESVGYQIGTALKRTSLYHAEQNRAERYVKLGEIGRELGIVTDLHKVPAEVVEAIGRRFPWTSVSFFIPEQDQLSLRAVYRDEQVATKWRTFSPTAIEPIGEAIRTGQMVKASAGECGTLHDQGIPRFRQAIAVPIRSRMEVTGALFLTSARAADFDEKDQEILQSLADHVSITMENARLYQQRRELTKLEERNRLARDLHDSVCQNLFSLTLMARGMEALLDKTDPMAVQSLREMQKLTEDSLKEMRSLIWQLRPEGLEQGLLTALQQYGEKLGLAVQEKLEGVSQLPRYMEETLFRIGQEALNNVSKHAGVKNARICLKVTERQALLEICDEGAGFSWGEAKPDSLGMLSMRERAESAGGLFKIDSQPGKGTNISVLFHL; encoded by the coding sequence ATGTCTCGCACGCACGCTGAAGAACTAGTCGCTTTAAAAGAAATTGCCGGAACGCTTAATGTGTCCAATGATATGTACGATATGCTGCATACCGTTTTGCCCAAACTATTGGAGGTTACCGGGCTGAGAACCGGGTGGATCTTTCTGATGGATGAAGCGGAGCAAACCTATCAATGCGTGGCCGACGCACAGCTGCCTCCTGCCTTGTCCTGGGGAGAGAAAACACCGATGTGTGAAGGAAGCTGCTGGTGTGTGAACAAATTTTGGGACCGAAGGCTTCATCATGCTGTCAACATTATCAACTGCAAGCGGATTGAGGATGCGATGGAATACAAATGGGGCGACACCGAAGGCATCTACCATCATGCGACGGTACCCTTGAAGGCGGGGGAGGAGTGGTTCGGGCTCTTGAATGTGGCGACGCCGGGGAAAACTCATTTTTCTGAAGAGGAACTGGCCTTGCTGGAGTCTGTCGGTTATCAGATCGGAACGGCTTTAAAGCGGACGAGCCTGTATCATGCGGAGCAAAACAGGGCAGAACGCTATGTAAAGCTGGGCGAGATTGGCAGAGAGTTAGGAATTGTCACCGATTTGCACAAGGTCCCTGCCGAGGTGGTCGAGGCAATTGGTCGCCGTTTTCCATGGACATCGGTGTCCTTTTTTATTCCGGAACAAGATCAGCTCTCATTGCGCGCAGTATACCGGGATGAACAGGTCGCGACCAAGTGGCGTACATTTTCGCCGACAGCCATCGAACCGATCGGAGAAGCGATTCGGACAGGGCAAATGGTGAAGGCATCTGCAGGAGAGTGCGGGACCCTTCACGACCAAGGAATACCCAGGTTTCGTCAGGCGATTGCCGTGCCTATCCGATCGCGTATGGAAGTGACCGGCGCATTGTTTTTAACGAGTGCCCGGGCCGCCGATTTCGATGAAAAGGATCAGGAGATCTTGCAGTCATTGGCGGATCACGTCTCTATCACGATGGAAAATGCCCGTCTGTACCAGCAGCGGCGGGAACTGACCAAACTGGAAGAGCGGAACCGGCTGGCACGTGACTTGCACGACTCTGTCTGTCAAAATCTGTTTTCTCTCACCTTGATGGCCCGCGGCATGGAAGCGTTGCTAGATAAGACCGACCCGATGGCCGTCCAGTCCTTGCGGGAGATGCAAAAGCTGACGGAAGATTCGCTAAAAGAGATGCGCTCCCTGATCTGGCAGCTTCGTCCCGAAGGTTTGGAGCAGGGGTTGTTGACGGCATTGCAGCAGTATGGCGAGAAGTTGGGCCTGGCGGTTCAGGAGAAACTGGAAGGCGTTAGCCAGCTGCCGCGCTACATGGAAGAAACGCTGTTCCGGATCGGCCAAGAAGCCTTAAACAACGTCAGTAAGCATGCAGGCGTCAAGAATGCACGAATCTGTCTAAAAGTGACGGAGCGGCAGGCTTTGCTGGAGATTTGCGATGAGGGTGCAGGTTTTTCATGGGGAGAGGCAAAACCGGATTCGCTGGGGATGCTGAGCATGCGCGAACGGGCAGAAAGCGCAGGGGGGCTTTTCAAAATCGACAGCCAACCGGGAAAGGGAACGAACATCTCCGTCTTATTTCACTTGTGA